The region GCCCCAGCTGCTGCCGAAGCTCGACAGGTTGGCGATGTCGCCCTGGAACTGGGACTTCATCTGCGCGGCGAAGGTGAAGTCGAGGACGTCACCGGTGCCGTAGTACTCGTCCTGCGCGGGCGGGGTGCCGGGGTAGATCTCCTGGGTGATGTACGGCGCCGCGCCGGAGGTCGTGGTGTGCAGTCCAGCGACGACGGCGCTCAGGTCGGCGGCGTCGATGTGCTTGGCCGCGTCGACACGGAAGCCGTCGACACCCAGGTCGATCTGCTGGTTGAGAAAGCCGATGATCTTCGTGCGGACGCCGCCCTCGGCGGTGTCCAGGTCGGGCAGGCCGAGCAGTTCGCAGTGCTGGACCTCGTACCGGTCGGACCAGTTGGAGATGGTCTTCGTGCAGTCGTCGCTGTCTGCGGGGTCGTAGTCGGGAGTGTCGTATTTGTTGGTGACGACCGTGCCGTTGTAGCCGGTGCCGGTCTGGGCGGCGGTGTGGTTGATCACGGCGTCCGTGTAGACCTTGATGCCGGCCGCGTGACACGTGTCGACCATGGCCTTGAACTGGGCCGCGGTGCCGAAGCGGCTGTTCAGGTTGTAGGCGTAGGGCTGGTAGACGTCCCACCAGTAGTAGTTCGTCTGCTTCAACGACTCCGCGGGCGGGGCGACCTGGACCGCCCCGTAGCCGGCCGGGTCGAGGACGTTCGTGCACTCGGCGGCGACCGACTTCCAGTTCCACTCCCACAGGTTGGCGATCACATCGCCGTTGGGGATGCCGGTGTCGGAGACGGCGGCGTGGGCGGCCGGGGCGGGCAGCGCGGCGGCTGCGCCGAGGGCCAGCAGTCCGGCTGCGGCCAGGGGTAACGCCCGTGATCTGATCCAGCGCATGACGGCAACTCCTTGCGGGGGACGGAGGTGCGGGAACGCCGTCAACTGGGTTGCTGGGGAGGCAAGTTGACCGCGCTGCGAGAGTGGGCGCGGTCAAGGGACCCCGTCAATACACGTGTTGGAAGTTCTTTCGACATCTTGCTGAAACCCGAACCAACGGATAGCTTCCGTTCCCCCCACCCGCACGACGAAGTGCAGGAGCACCCACATGGCAAGAAACATGGCCCGGAAGACACTTGCCGCCTCGTTCGCCCTCGCGGCGGGCCTGGCGGTCTCGGTGGCCCTCCCCCCGGGTGTCGCGGCGGCTTCCCCGCCCGGCACGAAGGACGTCACCGCCGTTCTGTTCGAGTGGAAATTCGACTCGGTCGCCAAGGAATGCACCAACACGCTGGGCCCGGCCGGTTACGGCTACGTCCAGGTCTCTCCACCCGCCGAGCACATACAGGGCTCGCAGTGGTGGACCTCGTACCAGCCCGTGAGTTACCGGATCGCCGGGCGGCTCGGTGACGCGACCGCCTTCCAGAACATGATCAACACCTGTCACGCGGCCGGCGTGAAGGTCGTGGCGGACACGGTCGTCAACCACATGGCGGCGGGTTCCGGCACCGGTACCGGCGGATCTTCGTACACGAAGTACAACTATCCGGGCCTGTACTCCTCGTACGACATGGACGACTGCACGGCGACGGTCAGCGACTACACCAACCGCACCAACGTCCAGAACTGCGAGCTCGTCGGGCTCGCCGACCTGGACACCGGCGAGGAGTACGTCCGCAAGACCATCGCCGGATACATGAACAGCCTGCTCGGGTACGGCGTGGACGGCTTCCGCATCGACGCGGCCAAGCACATCCCGGCGGCCGACCTCGCCAACATCAAGTCGCGGCTGACCAATCCGTCGGTGTACTGGAAGCAGGAGGTCATCTACGGCGCCGGGGAGGCGGTCCAGCCGACCGAGTACACCGGCAACGGCGACGTCCAGGAGTTCCGGTACGCCTACGACCTCAAGCGGGTCTTCAACAACGAGAACCTCGCCTACCTCAAGAACTACGGCGAGGGCTGGGGCTATATGAGCAGCTCCGTCGCGGGGGTCTTCGTCGACAACCACGACACCGAGCGCAACGGCTCGACGCTCAACTACAAGGACGGGGCAAACTACACCCTCGCCAACGTCTTCATGCTGGCCTACCCGTACGGCGCCCCGGACATCAACTCCGGCTACGAGTGGTCGGACGTGGACGCCGGCCCACCGAACGGCGGCACGGTCACCGCCTGCTGGCAGGACGGCTGGAAGTGCCAGCACGCCTGGCCGGAGATCAAGTCGATGGTCGCCTTCCGCAACGCCACCCGGGGCCAGTCGGTCACCGACTGGTGGGACGACGGCAACGACGCGATCGCCTTCGGCCGCGGCGCCAAGGGGTATGTGGCCATCAACCACGAGTCGGGCTCGCTGACCCGGACCTATCAGACATCCCTCGCGGCGGGGACGTACTGCAATGTCCAGAACAACACCAGCGTCACGGTGAACAGCTCCGGGCAGTTCACGGCGACGCTCGGCACGAACACGGCGCTGGCGCTCTACGCGGGCAAGACCAGCTGCTGAGCCGGCCTCCGCGAGCCGCGCGGAAGCCTGTACGGAAGGCCGTACGGAGCCCGTGGGACCCCCCGCGGGAGCCCGTACCGAAAGCGCCGTATCGGACATACCCGATACGGCGCTTTCCTCTCTGCGACCTCTTTGGGACACCTTGCGGTAACGGGAACGTCACGCTTGCGGGATCTTGCGGAAATTTCCTTGCAACGTCTTTCGCAAGGACTTGCAGCGCTGTTAGTTTCCTCCCCAGCCCGGCGGCCGTCGATGGGACAGACGGCACCCGCGGTCCTCCCAAGGGAAGATCCGGGCAAACCCTCTTCTAGGAGTTCATATGCGACGTGGCATATCGATCGCCGCCGCGGTGACCGTCATCGCGCTGAGCGCGACCGCCTGTGGTGGTTCCGACGACGACTCGTCGAGCAAGCCGAAGGCCGTCGGCGACATTTCCGGGACGATCACGTACTGGGACACATCGGACGCGGCGACCGAAGCCCCGACGTACAAGGCTCTCATCAAGAAGTTCGAGGCCAAGTACCCGAAGATCAAGGTGAACTACCAGAGCGTCCCGTTCAGCGACGTCGAGCAGAAGTTCAAGTCGGCGGCGAAGAGTGGCAAGGGCGCCCCGGACGTCGTCCGCACCGACGTCGGCCTGATGGCCGAGTACGCCTCGCTCGGTTACATCGCTCCCCTCGACGGCACGATCGCGCTGAAGGACACCTCGGACTTCAACTCGGGCCCGCTGAACACCGCCAAGTACAACGGCAAGACGTACGGCGTCCCCTCGGTCACCGACACCCTGGGTCTCCTCTACAACAAGGACCTCCTGAAGAAGGCCGGCATCGCGCAGCCGCCGACCACGTGGGACGAGTTCATCACCGACTCGAAGACCATCAAGAAGAAGACCGGGGCGTACGGCACCTACCTCAACCCGGACTCGTACTTCCTGCTCCCGCTGCTCTACAGCAACAACGCGGACATGGCCGACACCTCGGCCAAGAAGATCACCATCTCCGACGCCAACGCGGTCACCGCGATCACCACGGCGAAGAAGATCCAGGACGAGGCGTCGATGAAGGTCGACTACGCCAACGCCTACCAGAACATGCAGACGGCGTTCAAGACCGGCAAGGTCGCCATGCTGGTCCAGGGCCCCTGGTCGGTCAGCGAGGACCTGAGCGGCAGCGCCTTCAAGGGCAAGGAGACCAACCTCGGCTACGCGCCCGTCCCGGCCGGCCCCGGTGGCAAGGCCCAGGCGCCGACCGGC is a window of Streptomyces sp. NBC_00271 DNA encoding:
- a CDS encoding alpha-amylase, which gives rise to MARKTLAASFALAAGLAVSVALPPGVAAASPPGTKDVTAVLFEWKFDSVAKECTNTLGPAGYGYVQVSPPAEHIQGSQWWTSYQPVSYRIAGRLGDATAFQNMINTCHAAGVKVVADTVVNHMAAGSGTGTGGSSYTKYNYPGLYSSYDMDDCTATVSDYTNRTNVQNCELVGLADLDTGEEYVRKTIAGYMNSLLGYGVDGFRIDAAKHIPAADLANIKSRLTNPSVYWKQEVIYGAGEAVQPTEYTGNGDVQEFRYAYDLKRVFNNENLAYLKNYGEGWGYMSSSVAGVFVDNHDTERNGSTLNYKDGANYTLANVFMLAYPYGAPDINSGYEWSDVDAGPPNGGTVTACWQDGWKCQHAWPEIKSMVAFRNATRGQSVTDWWDDGNDAIAFGRGAKGYVAINHESGSLTRTYQTSLAAGTYCNVQNNTSVTVNSSGQFTATLGTNTALALYAGKTSC
- a CDS encoding extracellular solute-binding protein, which encodes MRRGISIAAAVTVIALSATACGGSDDDSSSKPKAVGDISGTITYWDTSDAATEAPTYKALIKKFEAKYPKIKVNYQSVPFSDVEQKFKSAAKSGKGAPDVVRTDVGLMAEYASLGYIAPLDGTIALKDTSDFNSGPLNTAKYNGKTYGVPSVTDTLGLLYNKDLLKKAGIAQPPTTWDEFITDSKTIKKKTGAYGTYLNPDSYFLLPLLYSNNADMADTSAKKITISDANAVTAITTAKKIQDEASMKVDYANAYQNMQTAFKTGKVAMLVQGPWSVSEDLSGSAFKGKETNLGYAPVPAGPGGKAQAPTGGHNLAVYQGSKNLDAGYLFTQFMTSTDSQVEIAKGTGTLPTRKSAYTAEVTSDAKIAGFKPILEQTARPRVALPQVGSLFTPLAQNYVKILQGSEDVKAGLDATAKEFQKLLPGYTIG